The Panicum hallii strain FIL2 chromosome 5, PHallii_v3.1, whole genome shotgun sequence genome contains the following window.
TTGCATTGTTGAAGCTGATCTGATGACCTGAGCAAAACAACGTGTGCCAATTTCATTCAGAGGAAACTGTTGTTGTGTTGTCTCAATTACCAAACAAGAAGTCCACAAACCGCGTGGAAAATAAGAAGGCGGCCTGATGAAGAACGCTGCTCGTGCCGGGTGGTACGGTAGCCATACCATATTGAAAAAATGGTGGATGATGGATGATGGATTCAGCAGGATCTGTGTCTCTTGGGCTTCTTGGCCTGTGTGACGGTGTGGCCGTCGCCTGGGGATCATCAGAGGCATTTTGCTCTTGCTTTTCTTTAGCAGTTTTAATTTCTCAACCGGATCGATCATGTTGTTGAATTCAACATCACAATGCAAATTCACATGCGCGCATGGTACGACTACTAGCTAGTAGCTACCTTACCTCCTGCTAGATGCATGTTGAGTTGGAAGTACTTAACCTCCTGATCGATGAGGCTATCTATCTATAGCTTGACTGATGCATGCATCCACAGTACAACTGTACAACAAGTagcaataataataataataataaatacACACAGCATCGTCGATCATCAATCTTGATTCTCAATCATCAATCAACAACGTCGGCGACTCACTCATCACCTGCTACCTTATCAATTTTATTTGTTGTCCCCATGCATGCGAATGAGACAATAATGTAACGTTAACTACTGACGCGCAAGTGTCACGTAGTAGTAATTAACAACAACTTACTCATCAGAGCCGACTACAGTCCGGTCGTCGTCTCAAAGTCATTATTGGCATAGATATTTGCCACTTTCACCAATCactgatatatatataagttCATTAGCTAGCTAGTAGCACGGTGACCTAAGCTAATAGTCTCTTCCGATACGGCACCGTCCCAAATTACAATTTATTTTAACATTTTTGATACACAGTTTTTCTACATATCATTACTAGCAATACGACATGGAATGATCTCAACAAATGGAATGAGTAAATATGTATCACAAAAGGTTTTTCCCCCAAATTTATATTCAACCATCGATATATATTGATATATGGAGTAGATTATTGGTAGCCAAAAGTTAAAAAGGTTCGATCGGCTAGACCGACCGACGGACAAAATGAAGCTAGCTAGCGTCTGCGGTATGAAGATGCGCATCATGCATGTAATGATCTATCCAGTGCACGAGCGGCCGGGTATGTATTTTATTTCGTAGACTTCACTTCATCGCCAGCAGATCGATACTTGTAATAGAAAATTGATTAATAATCAAAGTGCAAGCACGTACGTACACAGCTACTTCATCGCCAGCTAGTTCGTCAATCGAAATTCTAATCGGAACCCAGGCAAATCAATCGGAATCGGAACCCGAACAAATCAATCGGAACCTGGACAATCAATACCTCACGCGGGTACACCACACGGCCTGGCCTGTACGCGGAATGGAAAGAGCACAAATTAAAATTGGTGGTCTCATGTAGATCCGGATAAAAGTTATATTGCCCGTAGCTAGTAATTAATAAATGATCCAACTCGGCAATTTGCGCGCCCTATAATCTCTCTTCTTTTTATTTAATGGGAGCGAGCTGTTTGCCCACTACATCTATATATCAACTACAGATCATCATCATGATCATCAGGGGATAGATGGAACAAATTGaaacaaaatatatatatatatatttatatatcgATTCAGTAGTTGATGATTGCATTCATAGATAAATATAGTACGGATCGACAGAGATAAGGCTAATAATTAATTTACCTGCTGCATGCCGCAGCTACCAGCAGGTTATACTtgcttattattattattattgctTCCATCTGCTAATAGCTAGTAGATAGTATTATTATTGTTGCTAATAAATATATTCAGCATGTCGAGCTTATACATATAGTAATGCTTAACTAATTACAGAACATTGTTCTGATTATTGGTCCCTAGCTACCTTCCATGATTAACTACTAActaactagctagctagctaatgCTTGTGGTTTACTCTTAATTAATAGGGGTTCCTTCctgctgttttttttttctctacGCTTAATTAGGGGCATACTAGCTACTAGTGGCGGACAGTATATATGCAAGACAATGTTGAGATACTGGCTCAAGTGTGTTTGCAGTTTAATAAGACCAGCTCATGTGAGTATTTTGGAGAGCAATACGAACCGGTGGGCTATTGACTTTGATGACCGTCCCATTCGTCAGCTGTAACATCGAGTCGTACGTGGATCGAACCACCATGGGTTGACACGACCTACAGACAGTTATTGACTTTTGCCCCGCTGCATCTGACTTTTGGTCCAAAACTTGTTCAAGGGGTTAGGAAATCCAACAGCGCAACGAACGTGCGCTGCTAGTTTGAATAATCCATCTTTCAAACAAAATTAAGTACCCGGCCACATGACTTGATCGAGCTTCTTCCATTTTCTCTCGATCTTGAAATTTCTCCACGTCTGTTGCTGCTGCGTCATATGGTACGAATGTTCAAAGGTCAATGTCGGCTGGAAGAAGctgggaccccctccaaagtcCGAATGCTGCCATATACAGAGAATTCAACAACGCGGGGATAGCTCAGTTGGGAGAGCGTCAGACTGAAGATCTGAAGGTCGCGTGTTCGATCCACGCTCACCGCATCTCTTCTTTATGATTTTTGCTCTGCTGGTGCTGGGCCGAAATGCAatcttcttctctctttttttttttgttctctTATATCTATCCGAAATGCAATCTCTCTTTTTTACCTTTCTTTTTGTTCTCTTATGTCTATGCACACGATGCTAACCCCTGGATTTTCCATCGTCAGTTACGAAAACCTGGACATACAACAGTTAAACTGATTGCTTTGTAACTATCAAGCCAGCAGAGTTTCTGATTGGATGCAAGCACAAATTCTTTTACCAGGGAATGGGCGGCCAAACACATTTTTTAGGAATCAGGCACCTGCTACTTATAATGAGACTCGGTGGACTAAATCCAAGTGTCAAGATGTGATTAATTTACAGTTAATTCACTGACGTTAGTATACAGTTTCAAAAGAGGGAATACAGATACCTGATTCATTCCAGTTCCAGCAACAATTGGACATATAAAACACAGTGCAGCATCATATCCGGATGTCTAGCAATACAAAAACATTATCCATCAGATCTACGGTGACATAACCTCTCCAACACGCATCATCAATCCCTTCTTTCTACAACACAACCCACACTAACCCTTCAGTCAAACCAGTCATTGATACTGGAGTGCAGCAAATAGTACCAAGTCCCATGAAGACGAAACTATCTTCTCCAATCTCCAGAGAAAAGCAAAGTTGGAGTATAGCCAATGAGATGGTTGGAGCCATTGGAAGTTATCCCATGAATCCAGAAAGGCCAAGCTTGTCAGCGACATTGTACATTACTAGATCATTCCACGCTGGTCCAAACAATTGCTCGCCTCCAACAATAAAAGTCGTGGCCCAAGTGATCAGAACAACAGAAAAGATGGTAAAGCCAATCGCTGATCGCGCAACATCTGCACAGAATGTTCACATGTGTAAGAAACTGAAAATGACAACACCACCACAAGATAGAGAGGGTAGCAGTTGACCTAGCGAGAAAAGTATAAACAGGTAACATTCATACTGCAGTTAAGCTGGTGAGGATAGAACAACATTTATTTCTGATGATATAAGACAAAAAACTTGGAAAAAGGGTTCCATGTAAACTTAATTAATTTAAACCCAAATAACCTCTAAttgagattttttttctttgtacTACAGCTAACAAAGAGAGTCCAATCTTATAATTTGCATATTCAATCAACAAACAACTAGGGATCAAGATCAACTACACTGTTTAGCTCACGTGAGTATTATGGCTCTATTAAATCAGATGTCTATCTCAAGAGGTCTAAGAAAGTGAAAGCCTTTTCAGACGAAACAGATTGGATCAATCTCTTATCTCCATAGGGATATATCCTAGTGAACCTCGTAACAACCAACAATAAATAACAGTATGCCACCGGAAAACCTCGAATGGTTCAAACAATAGTGCCCTCAATATTGTCATAACAAGAGCGAATATGTTGTGTCTTCCAATAATTAGTTCAACATTCGAATTCATAGATGCCCACACAAAATGCTGCTATCTGAAGTAATACTCAGTTGCAAAGAATGGCAAGATGATCACATATAGCTGTCAGCCTAATTACTTTGTACACCTTAGTTTCCAACAGTATGTCACTCAAATTCTTATTCAGGGGATTGCCCAACTCATTGTACGCTTTTGGGTCAACAATACTAAGTACAATGTGCTTCTGCAGGCTAAATTGAAGTGTCAAGATAGAATCAATATTTTCCTGAACTAAAGATAACACATCAACAGTAGCATCCAGTTACATCAACAGTAGGACGAACTGATCTAAGTCCAGAATCATACTAGGTTTCAGTTGATATCTGGAGAACCCTACAAGACTACAACCAAACGGCTGCACAAAGTTAGTGAACAATGGAAACATTTCAGCTTCCAACATCCTAAGAGAATCACTAAAGATGCTACTGTCAATGCAGTACGGGATGATTCGAACCTAAATTGTACGATCCAGAAAGGTAAAGAGCAGATCAAACCCCCCAACGCGTCACATACTACCATAACGACAGACCAGATCTTTCACAGTTTCACACGAGAACGACGAGATGAGACGAGGAGGGGGACGAAGGCGGTCGCAGTCTCACAGGGGCGGATGGGGCCGAAGGCGGCAGGCGAGGATGCGGCCGGCGAACGGAGGACGGGCCAGAAGTAGCAGCAGTTGATGGCCCAGAGGAAGGGGAGGCACGCGAAACCCCACAGGAAGAAGCGCCGAGCGTGGCCCTCCGCCTCCTCCAGCGGCAGCCCGAGGGGGCCGTCCACCGTCGCCCAGACCGCCGGTGGAGGCGGGAAGCGGGGGCCGCGGGAggacggccggcggccggcggcggactGGCGGGGAAGGAGGCCGGACTCCTCGTCTTCGGGCACTCCTGCAACCCTCGCCTCCATTGCTCGCTTCTCCCTTTCCTTTTCCGAGTTTACTTTGCTCCCTTTGTATCgttgcttttgttttttttttcaaccCTCTAAATCCCCATGTAACTATCATCGAGAGAAACCTTTTAAAACATGAAAACTTACTGGCTGTTGGTTGCCTGCATTAGACGCCACACCGCGTctaaggtgcggcggccgattCGGCCGCCACACCTGCGACGCGAAATgtgtggcgtggcgtggcgtcTTAGGCAGGCAACCAAACAGCCCCTTAGTATTTAACTTTGACAAGGTAAATAGTTTATACGTATTTtcataaaaataattatttttatagACATAAATCATCTCAAGTTTTATAATTATAGTGTTTGCAAATCTCATCGGATCCCTTTAAGAGTCCAAACAGTATATCGATATTAATCACAAGAATCAAACCTTAGCTAATAAAACAATTGATTGTCTACAACTCTAATTGTCAATATAgtattttctctcttttttcttttcaaaatttaCTTTAAATATTTTTTAGTTGACTTTTACGCATATTTGGACTAATTAAAGCAAATAACCGAACTGCGAGGTGACTCGGTTTTTCAGCTTTGTATAGATTGGGACAGAATTCACCAAGCAATTGAGACAAAAAAAGGCCCTCTAggttttttttcattttttttctaaCCCAACAATTCTGCATAGAGCCTTGATACCGGAACTTGCTGCATGTTTAGCCCATTTTTACAAAGCTATATGTTTTGCATTCTTATGAGGAGTGACGTGGCTGTCTCCAACAGGCGAGCCATTCGGCTGGTAAAGGGAAAATAGCTACCGTGTGAGCACTGCAGCACCAGGCATCCGTCTCCAACAGAATAGGCATAAAGACAAGGTATTTTGGCTAGCAGGGGAGAGGGGAGCTAAAATGCATGCTCTGCCAGGCCAAGCCATCCGTGGCTCGATCAACGGTCAGTTGggtgggaggagagagaagtTTGTGCGGCAAGGGAGAACTCGCCGGTTTGGGAGGAGAGAGATTTCTTGCTACCGGCGGGAGCCAACTACCAGTGGAATGCAGTATGCTTTTTGCCTATGCTGTTGGAGGCCAGAAAAAATACCTGCTGTACCTATTTCCTAACCGATAGGCAAAATGTGTATTTGACTACTCTGAATAGCTTCTCTCATTGGAGACAGCCTTACATATATTATTGCGCACCTCTCAGCCCAAGTCGCCAAATAATGCTGGCTTGTTGTATAACTAGCGTAAAAAAAAAAGTAGCTAACCGAACATTCGGTTAGATTTTCTGTGCTGGAACCTGTCCATTCAATTTCAGAGTCTTCAGTATCGGCACAAAAGTAATTTAAAAATGTGAGTTTATAATCACAAGTGCAGTACAGCAATCTCGACCGTGTTGGCATTTGCATCTATGTACAACACTGTGTCCTGACGAGACTGAACATGTGGCATGGCGATGGCATGAATCGTTGAACTGAAGGCCTCCTGCCAGGCCGGCCATCATATCCTCTCGTAGTCGAGCTTGTCCGACTGCAAACAATCACATGTCACGAGAGAGATGAGTGCTTTATTTCCTGATGCATATATAATAATGGCAATTCGATCATTTAGGATTTAACTTAATCTACTGCTGATTTTTGTTTATTCAGACAGCGGGCAAATCATCATCAGCTGGATGAGCATAGTATAGTAGTAGTATTTTAAGATACCTTGATGAGCATGTAAGTTGGTAGCCATGCCGGTGGTGTCGGAATCCCCACCCACGCGATCTGTATGCGTCAGGAAATGATCCGATGAGCAAATAAATCATGCATCGTTTGATCTGAGAATGAACAAGCAGGTAGAGCAACAGGTAGAGCAAGCAGATTGAAGAGCATTCAGGAGGAATgaagcagctagctagctggaAATTGACTGACCAGGGCGTATTCTCCGGTTTCAAAGATTCTGATGTCCAAGACCTGCACAAATGTAACATAGAAAGAAAGGGCTGATGTGTTGGTGGCTGATTAGCTCACTCAACTGAGGATATATGGAGCCAGCAGTGAGAAATTCGCTAGTTATTACCTCGCCGCGGTCTTCGTAGATGTAATCCAGGCCTTTGTAGAAGGGCGGATGCCCAACTGACAGGTACTGAATTATTCAAATACGTAAGTACATCATGTATGTGCATCAGTCACCGATTATTTGTATATATGTAGAGCTATATGAGAGAGATTCAAAGTTGAACTGACGCACATTGATGCTGTTCAAGTACTTCTCCTTGTCCACGCGCACAATCTGCCCTTTCTTCACTGCAGGCAGGCACAAGATTCAGTTGAGTTCATCGATCTCATCATCAAGGCCACAACACATACAGAGTCGATCAATCACAACGGTTTTATATCTTACTCGAGTAGACCGGCTTCTTCTTCAGGACCTTCTtgggcgctgccgccgccgcgccatcgtccccggccggctcggcggccgccgcggaggCCCTGACAGGAGCGGCGCAGCGACGCCGGGCCGATGGCGTCCGTCTCGCCGTTGCCATCAATGCCGCTGCCGCAGGGGATGCGCGCGGGAAGAGCGCCCGAGGCGTCGCGGTGAGGGCCTCCATGGCGAGGCGTGAGGAGAGGTTGCTCGGCCTGGTGTGGCTGTGGCCGCCAAGTCGGGATGGACGTGCCACACGAACTGCTTCGTGGCGGATAAGACGATAGTAAACGACGCGACGCGAGCGCGTGCATCCAATCGGTTGGGCTGCAAATCTCGGCCCATGGAGCAATGGGATCTGCATGGCCCGTAGAGCTTGATAGCCCGCCCGCCGGCCCAGCAAACCATCATGGCACAGCTTCCTTCATTTACGTGCAAATATCTTTTTCTGTGCGTGATAGAAatgatgagagagagagagagagagagagagagagagatcttccgatcaaaaagaaagaaagaaattaGGAGCTCTAACTCTGACAGGCATCATGCTCGTAGCACGGACCTGTATTCCTGGGAGAGTAAGGCCAGCATTTGTGGCTGCTTAATCCGCAGGCAAGAATTGAAAGATGGAACCATAAACATGCCGAGGACAATTCTTTGCCTGTCAACGAAAATGATGCCCACAACTAAGTCTTTGCTTTCTTATTGAAAAAAACTGGTCTTCGCGTTTCTCCATTAATTGCAGCAAAGTGTGGACAAAGGCAAGTGCTAGGAAaaacttttcttcttcttcttctacttGCGCCCTGTTCGTTTGCTACCCTAACTTTAcatccatcacatcaaagagaatcttgctatttagaaatatcaaataaaatctgtttataaaactttttacacagctgggtgctaattcgcgagacaaatttaatgagcctaattaatccataatttgctacagtaatgctacagtaatcatccgctaatcatggactaatatacctcattagattcgtctcgcgaattagcactgggattctgcaattagttttataattaaattttatttaatatttctaaatgataagattctcttctTAATAtgaccctctaaactttagatctCAGAAAACGAGCGCACCCTTGTCTTCTGCTGCTGTCGTGCGCCTGTGTAGGCGTTCCACGATGACGCAGAAGCCGCCGGGCAGTGGAGGCGTTTCTACATGGCAGGCCCAGGCGAAAGCTCTTCACTGCCACCGGCCATCGGGGCCCACCAAAGTCTGACGATCGACctgaggcaggcaggcaggtgAAGAGGGGAGCAGGCAGACGCGGTTCAAAAGTCTGACCACACGGCAGTCGCGTGGCATGGCAGTTGCCCGGATTCAAAAGGCCCTCGGCTTTCCGGCGTCAATTCCAACCTCCCCATCCCCCACCCCACTACGCCGCGCGACGGTCTAGTTCGTCTTCACCAACTCCTCCGCCCGCCTCGCTGACGGATGGGCCACTCGCCGTCGAGGTCCAATGGCGCCGGCAACCCGCTACCCTCGCGCTTCGcgcgcttccgccgccgcctccgcctgcaccgccgccgccgcagcggcgACGACTCGGCCTCGGCGAGGAACATCGCCGCCGACGAGTTCGCCGGCATCGCGCGCATCCGGATAGTCAAGGTATCATGGTGTGCGCTGCGAGTCTGCTGGTGCTTCGTTGCTTCCCAGGTTCCGCTTTCGGCTGCGCGGGGCGGAATCCGTGGATTTCATTCGCATCTCTGTTTGACTTCCTGTGTTTGATCCGGTTGGTGGGGGCAGGCGGATATGCAGTTCAAGGACAAGTTCTTCGCCTGTCTCTCGCTGGGCGAGCGTACCTACCGCACCGACAAGTCCGACAAGTGCGTTCTCTTTGCTTCCACTACCTTTACTCTTAGTACTATGCTCCCTCTTCCCTCCGTGAGATTCGTCAGCAGAACAATTCATGTCTTTGCTGCGCTGCGCCGCGCCCCTCGAATTGGCAAGCCTCACATGTTTCAGCCCTCTAATTTAGTACACATGTGGTTCGTGAAAAACACCACAGCCACTTCATGTCCTGAATTGCCTTTACCTGTATTTGCTTCTAACTTGAAATGAGTTATTAGCCCATGGTAACTTCAAACGTATCTAACACTTATTTTCGTTTCAAATCTGCGATCATTCAGTACGCAAAGGCCTGTATGGGACTCGGTGAGTAAACTTCACTTTTCCTCTGTGACCCTTTCTGGCAATTTAAGATTGCCACTGCATCTAGTTAAGCACTGTTATGATAATGCTGATAAATTTGCAGGAGAAGAAAGTTATAGTAGAGACAAATGGACCTCATATTGCACGTATCTCTGTTTTTGAGGTATGCTGCCCTTGGACTAACTAAAAATATGTGCATGCCTGGCTGTATAATTCTCTGCTGTGATGTATTCATGTTGTGCATAACAGTTCCACATAAGCAAATTATTGGTGGATAGCTTCAGAAGAACTTGTACTGATGGAAGTATAAGTCAAACAAAAACTACTATACAGTGTTGTTACATTACATGCTCTGTACATTTTTGCAGACTAATCGATTCTCAAAGAATACCTTAGTTGGTTACTGTGACGTTGATCTCTTTGAAATGCTTACGAAGGTAACACTATCTCTCTATCTGGGCTGTTTCTTGTTTTGTGTTGAAGAGGCTCATGTCCTCTTCAGTCTAATACGTTGTATATCTTTTTGCAAGACAAGATCATAGGTGATCTTTTGTGTTTATGTAAGCGAGTTACACGGTGTAGAGTATCTAGATTTTCAGTCCTGATATAGCACATTTGCCCCGGTTTTTGGTTAAGGCTACGAGTTTCTTTTTGTTCCTTTGGAATGTAGATCTTATATTCCATAGTAGACAGTTTGGAAATGATCCAAAACCATTTGATGGACCTGAACTTGATTTTCAAGTTATTATAACTGAAATTTGCATATCAGGACTTGGAGGAACATTCTGAGGACCTTCCTCTGTTGGACCCATCATCATCCAAAACTACCGTGGGTAGCATAACCATCTCCTGTTACATCGAAGTAATGCTCTTGCTTGTTTATTTTATGATGATCAGAACTCAGGGAGCATCATCCAAGTACTGATTTTACTTTTTGTCCATTGGTTCTGTTGCAGGATCCTGTTGAAACAGAACAAAGCTTTGCCCGCCGTGTCTTAGCTATAGTGGTATTCTTCTGATACTGATACCATGTCTTCACATATCATTAGTACTTAAGAATCATTCCAACTCTTCCTTGTTTCTTTTCTAATATACTTTCATTAAATGGATGTGCTACTGTGCATCGTTATTTACTGTGCTTGCGCATCTTCTAGTTTTGCTGTTGTTATTGCTATTAGCCTTTACCAAGTGTTTGACTTAAAGACAATATTCTTTCATGTACAGTGCTCATGACATTGCTGCATTCCTTTGAATATGCTGCTTGTCAATTTCACAGTGCTTGTATTGCCTTTATTTCTTCGTATTTCACGCTGCAAGGCATAACACTGCTTGTGCTACAATAGGACTACGACGAAAATGGAACGCTTTCCTTATCTGAATTCTCAGACTTGATGAAAGCTTTTGGTAATAAATTAGCAGTTGCAAAGGTTAGAATGCATTCCATTTCCTTTGAGAGTATGTTCCTTGTACTCGTATTCAGTCCCTACTGCTAAGTTAATTTCTTTCATGCGTTAGATTGAAGAGCTTTTCCGTCAAGCAGATACAAATGGTGATGGCATAGTTGATATAGATGAACTGGCAGCCCTACTGGCTGATCAACAAGAGAAGTAATGACTTGCTACTTCTTCATATTTAGTTATGTTTTGAAATTAAGTTATCGATTAGCTCCCAAATGTAGCAGTATCATTGATTATGCTGCCCCCCTTTTTCAGAGAACCACTTATAAGTAACTGCCCTGTCTGCGGTGAAGATCTTGGAAAATATGACAAAATAAATGATATGATACATATGACACTTTGCTTTGACGAGGGAACTGGTAATCAGATAATGACTGGTGGATTTCTAACTGATAAGCAGGCTTCTTATGGGTAAGATGCTTCATTTATTGATGATTCTGAGTGTGATTACTGCCATTTTATTTCATTTTTTGGTATGAAAATATCACACAAACGTGAATAAATTATGCAAGTCATAGTTGTGATGTGCAGTTGGATGTTCAAGCTCAGTGAATGGGCACATTTTTCCACATATGATGTTGGTTTGCACTCTGGCTCTACAGCTTCACATATTCTGGTGTGTTAAGTTACTCCACATGTTATATTAACTTGAAGTATTGAATGAAAGAAGATGTGCCAACTGTATTGCTAGCACCTTTCTTTTAATAAACCAATACTGTGATGTAAGGTTTTTGACCGGCGAACAAAGAGGATAGTTGAAGAAGTTATTGATGGAAAAATTGTGTTGTCCATGAGAGCTTTATACCAATCGAAAGTAGGGCTCACTCTCATCAATACAGGTATGTTGGGCATATAATCTTAGCTCTTTTCATATTTCCCATTTATAATTTATTCAGTAACATCTTGAGAAGGTGTACTAGATAGATTCAACGAAAATGATCTCGTAAATTCAACAAAAGAGAATCACACTGAAGAATGCTGGTTTTCTTATTGACCGACTGTGATGTATAATAAGTTTTCATTAATCAATATTTAGTTGGTGAAATGGGTTATGAACAAGAAACTATTTGATCACTAACTACAACCTTGAATTTTAAAAGGATGATCTACATTCCTGTAGCTCATCACACCTGTTGACAAGACAAGCCTCAATTATTATGAAATTCTTAAGAAACCAGTACAACCTTGAAGAGGGATCGCCTTCTATATTAGAATTAGGAGATCTGATATAGTGATATGTACACTTATCACAGTGTTTTCCCCTTCTCTAGAGTTGGTCTTGATCGCCATCTAGTATGTGCACCTTTATATGGACTGATACCTTTGGTATAATTGCGATTGTTGTCATGCAGGTGTTAAAGACCTCTTGAAGAACCTATCTGAGAAGCAAGGGAAAAAGATGAACTCACCAGAATCTGCAAAAGATATTCCCAAGTTCCTTGAGTTGTTTAAGGTGCAGAGAATAACCAAGCCTTTTCTAAAGAGCATCTGAGCATGCACTTAATTTACAGACCTAAGGAAACCTAGAAAAAGCATATGATGTGGAAATATCCTGGCATCATATATGTATGTTGTAATTGCTTATTGTCAGCTCTGCCTGTGTTTCTCATGCATACCACTAATATGCTGGAGAAGCATTAATTTCAGCATTTTGTTGTTTTCACTTTTCATTTTCAATAAATCCATAGAAACCACAAAAGCACGAGAACGCAAACCCTTTCCCATTCAGTCAAAGGATATGTGATTCAAGAAATCTATACTGGTTATTGAAGGCCTGCTTTGGGAAACAAGAGTATAGAGACCACAAAAGCAGGAGAACAGCGGACCCCATTTTCCCCATTCAGTTGCTAACATTTAGTTTAGATCAAGTCTTAGGGGAAATGCAAAATTCTTTTTAATTAGATTGAGTTCTTAGAGGTATGCATATTTTTCTGAAACAAGTTTGCTATGCAGACTTcatttctgattttttttcccCAGCTCAATCCTAGCTATTTAGTCTGAATTTGGTTAATAAATTTCTTTCTTTGTCAATAATTTGACCATCTCTATTATTTTTGTTGCTAAAGTTCTAATCATTTGTTCTTGTTATTTAAATATCATTCCTTTTTATTGGTTATCTCAAATTGTTGACACCATAGATATTCATAATATAAAACTGCAGGATCAAATTAATATGGATGAGGTCAACGGTCCTATCGAGAGTTTTAAGGTACATAACTATTGCAGTAATCTTGCCTCCATATTCATTGTAGTAATTATCTTATTTGTTAGACTTCCCATAATACTAGGCACTGATTGGACGAGACATTTGATTTTTGGAAAACTTTGGGTATGTGCTGAATTACTTCTTGTTTGTAGACTTTTAACGAATTTTTCATAAGAGGACTAAAGCCTGGTGCCAGACCAATTGCATATGGTGATCAAGACGGTATCGCCACCTGTGCTGCTGATAGCCGTT
Protein-coding sequences here:
- the LOC112894141 gene encoding NAD(P)H-quinone oxidoreductase subunit O, chloroplastic isoform X2, which produces MEALTATPRALFPRASPAAAALMATARRTPSARRRCAAPVRASAAAAEPAGDDGAAAAAPKKVLKKKPVYSMKKGQIVRVDKEKYLNSINYLSVGHPPFYKGLDYIYEDRGEPFLSMLHLCRSWTSESLKPENTP
- the LOC112894141 gene encoding NAD(P)H-quinone oxidoreductase subunit O, chloroplastic isoform X1, which codes for MEALTATPRALFPRASPAAAALMATARRTPSARRRCAAPVRASAAAAEPAGDDGAAAAAPKKVLKKKPVYSMKKGQIVRVDKEKYLNSINYLSVGHPPFYKGLDYIYEDRGEVLDIRIFETGEYALIAWVGIPTPPAWLPTYMLIKSDKLDYERI
- the LOC112894809 gene encoding phosphatidylserine decarboxylase proenzyme 2-like; this encodes MGHSPSRSNGAGNPLPSRFARFRRRLRLHRRRRSGDDSASARNIAADEFAGIARIRIVKADMQFKDKFFACLSLGERTYRTDKSDNTQRPVWDSEKKVIVETNGPHIARISVFETNRFSKNTLVGYCDVDLFEMLTKDLEEHSEDLPLLDPSSSKTTVGSITISCYIEDPVETEQSFARRVLAIVDYDENGTLSLSEFSDLMKAFGNKLAVAKIEELFRQADTNGDGIVDIDELAALLADQQEKEPLISNCPVCGEDLGKYDKINDMIHMTLCFDEGTGNQIMTGGFLTDKQASYGWMFKLSEWAHFSTYDVGLHSGSTASHILVFDRRTKRIVEEVIDGKIVLSMRALYQSKVGLTLINTGVKDLLKNLSEKQGKKMNSPESAKDIPKFLELFKDQINMDEVNGPIESFKTFNEFFIRGLKPGARPIAYGDQDGIATCAADSRLMAFCSVDESTRLWIKGRKFSIEGLLGTSAHSNALRNGSLVIFRLAPQDYHRFHVPVSGTVEKFVEIPGCLYTVNPIAVNSKYCNVFTENKRVISIISTSEFGKVAFVAIGATMVGSITFLKNEGDYVHKGDEFGYFSFGGSTVICVFEKDAIQFDADLVANSERSLETLVSVGMTLGVSTRNKGLQVPELQKCSLE
- the LOC112891680 gene encoding probable gamma-secretase subunit PEN-2 — translated: MEARVAGVPEDEESGLLPRQSAAGRRPSSRGPRFPPPPAVWATVDGPLGLPLEEAEGHARRFFLWGFACLPFLWAINCCYFWPVLRSPAASSPAAFGPIRPYVARSAIGFTIFSVVLITWATTFIVGGEQLFGPAWNDLVMYNVADKLGLSGFMG